The Vitis vinifera cultivar Pinot Noir 40024 chromosome 18, ASM3070453v1 region taataattctttttaaaatttatgatttttttttaaagacattaataagaaaaatatttcaaatttcagcATTGAAGTGAAATTGTCAGGAttcaaaaatatgatatttttttcaaattcccTTCACACTTGCTTTCCTCACTGTAACGGAGAGAGCCTGCCAGCCAGCCATTTGAAACGACGTTGTTTCATCCGTGTTTCCTTGCCTTCCCATCTGAGCAATGCTCCCATGGCAGGTTGGTTGGGGGCCCACCATGTCAACGCTTAGTAGGCGTTTCAGTGTGCTGTTTTGACTTTTGAATTGACCTTCAAATCCTAGCCGTCCATTCTTTGTCGTCGTAACGATCAATGACAAGTGGGTCCAGGAATGCCCCCGATGCTCACACGTGTAGGGCCACGATAGAAAATTGCAACTTTCCCGTAGATCATGACCACAACCGACAGGGATCCATGAACCAGAGTTGCAgggttttaaatttcataatcaAACTTTAGTTGTACAAtttaatgtaaattttttttaaatattttctctcCCACTTGCTTTACTCCACAAATCTCACACTTTCACAATTCACAGGTCACTGCCacgactctctctctcttcactttctctctGTAGAGCCGAGCACCAGCAGAAGCAGAGAGGGGCCGAGATGGGCTCTGTTTCTCTGAAAATTGGGGATGGCACAGCCAGATTCAGAAGAGCTTCACTGTGTTCTTCAGCGGTGAATGTTCTTATGCTTTTCTCTGTTATCACCACCAATCTTTTCGCTCTCTACGCCTTCACATCGTCTCCAAAGGATCAAGCCCACCCAACTCAGCATACCCACAAGAACATCTCTTTCATTTCCGAGCAAGTCTCGCTGATTATCAGAGAGATCGAGTCTTCGCAAAAGAAACTGGCGCAGATGGAGAAGGAGCTTCTTGGGTACGAGAGCATCGATCTTTCCAGGCCCAATACTGCGAGCGAGCTTAAGCTGTTTCTGCAACGCCATCAGCTTCCTCTCGGGAAAGATTCCAAGACTGGAATCACGGAAATGGTGGCCTCTGTGGGGCATTCCTGTGATAAATCTGTAGATTTGTTGTCTCAGTACATGACTTACAAGGTTTCTGGTGCTTGCCCTGATGATTGGAGCCTTGCCCAGAGGCTGATTTTGCGGGGATGCGAGCCACTGCCACGGAGGAGATGCTTTGCTAAGTCTGTCCCTAAGGTGGGTCTATACTCTTTTCCCATTTCGCTTTGGAAACCGGTTAGTGATAAGATTGTGAGTTGGAGTGGTCTTGGCTGCAAAAATTTTGAGtgcttgaataataaaaaattagggaAAGACTGTGTTGGTTGTTTTGATTTGGCTAATGGGTATGAGAATCAGAGGTTTGTTAAGGCCAGGGGAAAGAACGATTTTCTCATAGATGATGTGTTGGCTCTGGGTAGTGGAGGAACCAGAACAGGCTTTGATATTGGAGGTGGGTCTGGGACCTTCGCTGCTAGAATGGCAGAAAGAAATGTGACGGTGATCACTGCTACTTTAAATGTTGATGCCCCCATTAGCGAATTCGTATCAGCAAGAGGGCTTTTTCCTGTGTATTTGAGTTTAGATCATAGGTTCCCCTTCTATGACAATGTGTTCGATATAGTTCACGCAGCCAGTGGATTAGATGTTGGGGGCCGCCCAGAGAAATTGGAGTTCTTAATGTTTGATATCGATAGGATTTTAAGGGCTGGTGGCTTGTTTTGGTTGGATAACTTCTACTGTGCCAACGAGGAGAAGAAAAAGGCTTTAACGCGGTTGATCGAAAGATTTGGGTACAGAAAACTGAAATGGGTAGTTGGGGAGAAGCCAGATGCAGCTGGGCCAGGAAAATCTGAGGTTTATTTGTCAGGTGTTCTACAGAAGCCTGTAAGAGTATGATTATAAACAGCTTTGGTGAGAATACTGTTGCCACTTCTAGCTTTGTTTACACACAATTTCAGAGCAGGAATAAGTGAAATGCATTGGCTGTTTCTTTACCGAACTGCAAAATGGCAGCGGATGGTATCTGTTCTgcaatttaggttttttttttcttggtgaaTTTGGGGATGTTACCTCACAGAACGATAAGAACATAGTGTATTCTTGAATTGATTAAGTATTTGATATTTGTAAGTTCTAGCATCCACATGTACTTTCTTTTAGTTAGTTTCCTTTGTTAGTTTGTTAGGTTTCTCCTTTAttgattgtttttatttattatttctctgGTTAATTGTGCCTTCTAGTTCTAGCTTCCTATTCACTTTCATCAGTAGAATAATAGAATTCCATTGCCTTAAGAATTGTGTGATTGTGCAGCCTATTTGTTACTGCTGAATCACCTGATTGTTGAGAAATACTTTATCAAAAGTAAAATGCCAAAATACCATGTTTCTAGCTGAATGATTAACTTGAAAAGAAGAGGCGCAAAGGTTTCTTCAATATTTGGATGGGTTGAAGGAACTTTAGAACTTTGATCTGTCATGTATGAAGGGGTAGTGACCAGGGTGCTGGAGAAATGACAGGTTGCGGGCCGTTGTCTCTGACTCTCACCTGCTTAACGAGCAGCTGTAAGTGGATTGGCGCATTCCAGGGATTGTAGCATTGTGAGCTCAGGTGAGAGGAAGAGTCTCCATGGTATTAGAAAGGTGTGGCAGACAGGATCAAAGGAGGCGATGCACCGAGAATCCATTAAGAGTGAGTGCGTTTGATACCAATTTAAGAAAACATTACTaaccttttttaatatttgaatgataaaaattttaaaatgttacaAAGATTAGAAGCGCTGACAAACGGGCTCTAAGTCTTTTAtccaaataatttccaaaatgtCTCTCATCCatttacaattttaatttcttttgttttttaaatgataagaaTCATGATTATGAGctatagttt contains the following coding sequences:
- the LOC100259190 gene encoding probable methyltransferase At1g29790; protein product: MGSVSLKIGDGTARFRRASLCSSAVNVLMLFSVITTNLFALYAFTSSPKDQAHPTQHTHKNISFISEQVSLIIREIESSQKKLAQMEKELLGYESIDLSRPNTASELKLFLQRHQLPLGKDSKTGITEMVASVGHSCDKSVDLLSQYMTYKVSGACPDDWSLAQRLILRGCEPLPRRRCFAKSVPKVGLYSFPISLWKPVSDKIVSWSGLGCKNFECLNNKKLGKDCVGCFDLANGYENQRFVKARGKNDFLIDDVLALGSGGTRTGFDIGGGSGTFAARMAERNVTVITATLNVDAPISEFVSARGLFPVYLSLDHRFPFYDNVFDIVHAASGLDVGGRPEKLEFLMFDIDRILRAGGLFWLDNFYCANEEKKKALTRLIERFGYRKLKWVVGEKPDAAGPGKSEVYLSGVLQKPVRV